The sequence TCGCTCATAATCTAACTCCTATACTTTAAGTGCTTACCTGTAAGTATATCAAAGATGGGACTGGTGCGTATATCGTTTCTGTAAAATTGATGGGGTGAATGAAAATCGGTTGGAATGCTTGATTTCAAGGGATTGAAAATATATCCTTAGTTTTGAAAATAAATGGGTGGAAGTTGAAAATAAAATTCGATTTTTGAAAATATATGGTGTGAATTTGATAATAAAATGCAAAAGTTGAAAATAAATCACTTTTTCCATCTCTTTTATGCATGATTTCCCTAGGATTCAAAGCTTATTCTCAACGAATGTTTCACTTATTTGGAATAAATTCATACAGTCACTCAAAAATTCTTCGCGTTTAGATAAAAATTGGAAGTCGATAATAAAATGGTCGAATTCGATAATATATTCGAAAAGTCGATTATAAACAGGTCAAAGTCGATAATATATGTCTCAAACTCGATAATATATCACCCAAAGTCAATCATAAGAATACCGGACCCGTTCATACCTGAGCCAAACTTCCTCAAATTCAACGATACACTTGCAATTTCAGCAAAACGAACGCAAAATCAACATTTTTTCTTCTCAAATACAACTCTTTACCCATATATAAGCGCACTACATAACCTATACAGTACCAAAAACCGAGCCCGCACCCATATCCCTAAAAAAATAAAACTCTAACCGAAAGTCGGTTAGAGTTTTCGTTAAAGATATGCGATTAAGCTTCATTCGCAACTGGGTATACGCTCACTTTTTTCTTGTCACGACCCATGCGTTCGAAACGAACAACACCGTCGGTTTTAGCGAAAAGTGTATCGTCGCCACCACGGCCGACGTTTAGGCCTGGATAAATTTTCGTACCGCGTTGACGGTAAAGAATTGATCCACCAGTAACCATTTGACCGTCTGCACGCTTAGCACCAAGACGCTTTGAGATAGAGTCACGACCATTTTTAGTCGAACCTACTCCTTTTTTAGACGCAAAAAACTGAAGGTCTAATCTTAACATCTGTTCCACCTCCTACTTTTTGAAGGTTATTTTAATAAAATCACTATAGTCTCTTTCAATCGTTTGGAGGCTGATAAGCATGCTATTAAGTAGCAGCTGAATCTTGCTCTCTGTTTCTTCCGGAAGATCATCAGGGATGACACAGCGAAGAAATCCACCATCAGAGGATTGCTCAATGGCCGGTTCTACACCCGTTAACGCCATAATGGCATTAATACTGCCGAATGAAACAGCAGAAGCACCTGCACAAACAATGTCTTGCCCATTTTCGGCAAAATCAGCATGTCCATCCATTGAGAAAGAACGGATTCTTTTCCCCGATGAACGCTCTACGTAAACGTTAATCATGTCATCACGCCTTACGCGTTGATTTCGTCAATGACAACTTTAGTGTAAGGTTGACGGTGACCTTGCTTACGACGGTAGTTCTTTTTCGCTTTGTATTTAAATACTACAAGCTTTTTCGCGCGGCCTTGTTTTTCAACTTTCGCTGTTACAGTAGCTCCATCCACTAAAGGACTTCCTACTTTCACATCGTCACCACCAACGAATAGAACCTTGTCAAAAGTTACCGTATCGCCTTGCTCTGCGTTCAACTTTTCGATGTAGATTGCTTGACCAGCTTCTACACGGATTTGCTTACCACCTGTTTCGATAATTGCGTACATAATCGCACCTCCTTATAAACTCAGACTCGCCAATGACAGGTGTTGGATCACTCCACACTTTTGTACCTGTAATGAGCGGTTGTAGCACGGGTGCTACAATCAATAACATTAGAATCCTATCATAAAATTTGATGTACTGTCAATAACAATCACGAAATTCATATAATCTTTGTTACATGGTAAT is a genomic window of Rossellomorea sp. y25 containing:
- the rpmA gene encoding 50S ribosomal protein L27; the protein is MLRLDLQFFASKKGVGSTKNGRDSISKRLGAKRADGQMVTGGSILYRQRGTKIYPGLNVGRGGDDTLFAKTDGVVRFERMGRDKKKVSVYPVANEA
- a CDS encoding ribosomal-processing cysteine protease Prp, which codes for MINVYVERSSGKRIRSFSMDGHADFAENGQDIVCAGASAVSFGSINAIMALTGVEPAIEQSSDGGFLRCVIPDDLPEETESKIQLLLNSMLISLQTIERDYSDFIKITFKK
- the rplU gene encoding 50S ribosomal protein L21, yielding MYAIIETGGKQIRVEAGQAIYIEKLNAEQGDTVTFDKVLFVGGDDVKVGSPLVDGATVTAKVEKQGRAKKLVVFKYKAKKNYRRKQGHRQPYTKVVIDEINA